The Populus nigra chromosome 14, ddPopNigr1.1, whole genome shotgun sequence genome has a segment encoding these proteins:
- the LOC133673293 gene encoding uncharacterized protein LOC133673293, producing MSGPREHYEFHVELKPFQQELTKFPLLFLLGELQYFTHITEGQRVFRRAREPIIIRKLARIPVSDSLFDHIQDFKDILTEMDIPEIEQSKILDKIASKANGMDTYCGAFMSVRIVKVIFRPDQSAVNNEEKDVAKAEGKSMDN from the coding sequence ATGTCAGGTCCTAGAGAACATTACGAGTTTCATGTTGAGTTGAAACCCTTTCAGCAGGAACTTACGAAgttccctcttctcttcttgctcGGTGAGCTCCAGTACTTCACACACATTACTGAAGGTCAGAGGGTATTCAGAAGAGCAAGAGAGCCGATAATAATCAGAAAACTTGCTCGGATTCCAGTTAGCGATTCACTGTTTGATCACATTCAAGATTTCAAAGACATCTTGACAGAGATGGACATCCCTGAAATCGAACAATCAAAGATACTGGACAAAATTGCATCAAAAGCTAATGGCATGGATACATATTGTGGTGCCTTCATGTCTGTCAGAATAGTGAAAGTTATATTCCGACCTGATCAGAGTGCTGTtaataatgaagaaaaggaCGTTGCAAAAGCTGAGGGGAAGTCAATGGACAACTGA
- the LOC133672737 gene encoding uncharacterized protein LOC133672737 isoform X1, producing MPIELPRGLPFSVDTWSPNSKRKRHHFLTHAHKDHTSGILTHSCYPIYATHLTKLLVLQNYPQLEGSLFVGIEVGESVVINDPDGEFKVTAFDANHCPGAVMFLFEGNFGNILHTGDCRLTPEGVRCLPEKYISKKGKEPRCQLDYVFLDCTFGKFTQKLPSKHSAIQQVLNCIWKHPAATVVYLTCDLLGQEDVLAAVYETFGSKIFVDEVANTESFRALTLTVPEILTQDQSSRFHMFDGFPKLYERAAKKIAEAQSNLQPEPLVIRPSAQWYACEEGYSETESQRKPRFNEAVRDPNGVWHVCYSMHSSRGELEWALQLLVPKWVVSTTPSCLAMELDYVKKHCSGTKLTLDDRLWKLLDINVEASSETGVTARVLDYPSVVEQTIQISAQSQSSPVKVTSRRLLSLSPPSKRLEVTLFGRARLGIPDSGFPAEEKIESIKDSSQVVAHKMDQDVPFENEVEVKCENILESKLDTELKCENKLDTTKQCGKSVKKEVLKVSVRSPIGSSQNFSETLRKLYRSMNVPVPRPLPSLSELMNSKKGTKRRFES from the exons atgCCAATAGAACTGCCAAGAGGACTACCGTTCTCTGTAGACACATGGAGTCCAAATTCTAAGAGAAAGAGACACCATTTCTTAACACATGCCCATAAAGACCACACCTCTGGGATTTTAACACATTCTTGTTACCCAATTTACGCAACCCATCTCACGAAATTACTTGTTCTTCAAAATTACCCTCAG CTTGAGGGTTCATTATTTGTCGGCATTGAAGTGGGAGAGTCAGTGGTTATTAATGACCCAGATGGAGAATTCAAGGTCACGGCTTTTGATGCCAATCACTGtcctg GAGCTGTAATGTTCTTGTTTGAAGGCAATTTTGGTAACATCCTGCACACAGGAGATTGCAGGCTTACCCCAGAGGGTGTAAGATGTTTACCAGAGAAGTATATCagcaagaaaggaaaagaacctAGGTGCCAACTTGATTATGTTTTCTTAGATTGCACATTTGGAAAATTCACTCAGAAACTTCCTAGTAAGCATTCAGCAATCCAACAG GTTCTTAATTGCATATGGAAGCACCCTGCTGCAACTGTTGTGTATCTGACCTGTGATCTTCTTGGTCAAGAGGATGTTTTGGCTGCTGTGTATGAAACATTTGGTTCCAAGATATTTGTTGATGAGGTTGCCAACACAGAAAGTTTCCGAGCTTTGACACTTACAGTTCCTGAAATTCTTACTCAAGATCAATCTTCCCGTTTCCATATGTTTGATGGATTTCCCAAGTTATATGAACGAGCAGCTAAAAAGATTGCTGAGGCCCAGTCTAATCTTCAACCTGAGCCCCTCGTTATCCGTCCTTCAGCACAATGGTATGCATGCGAGGAAGGATATTCTGAAACAGAAAGTCAAAGAAAACCGAGATTCAACGAAGCAGTTAGGGACCCAAATGGTGTTTGGCATGTCTGTTATTCTATGCATTCCTCCAGGGGAGAATTGGAGTGGGCTTTGCAACTTCTTGTTCCTAAATGGGTTGTGTCAACAACCCCCAGTTGCTTGGCTATGGAGCTCGATTATGTTAAGAAGCATTGCTCTGGCACTAAACTAACTTTAGATGACCGTTTGTGGAAGCTTTTGGACATTAATGTTGAAGCATCATCAGAAACAGGAGTAACAGCCAGAGTCCTGGATTATCCTTCTGTGGTTGAACAGACCATTCAAATTTCTGCACAATCTCAATCATCACCAGTTAAAGTGACTTCTAGACGACTTTTGAGTTTGTCTCCTCCAAGCAAAAGGCTAGAAGTGACTTTGTTTGGTAGAGCGAGACTTGGCATCCCAGATTCTGGTTTCCCTGCTGAGGAGAAAATTGAATCTATCAAAGATTCTTCACAAGTAGTTGCTCATAAAATGGATCAAGATGTCCCATTTGAAAATGAAGTCGAAGTGAAATGTGAGAATATATTGGAGAGTAAGCTGGATACTGAATTGAAATGTGAGAATAAATTGGACACCACAAAACAATGCGGGAAGTCCGTCAAGAAAGAAGTTTTAAAGGTTTCTGTTCGTTCCCCCATTGGATCCTCACAGAATTTTAGTGAGACCTTGAGAAAGTTATACCGGTCAATGAATGTGCCTGTGCCTCGACCTCTTCCCTCCCTGTCAGAACTTATGAACTCCAAGAAAGGAACCAAGAGGAGATTTGAGTCTTAA
- the LOC133672737 gene encoding uncharacterized protein LOC133672737 isoform X2 produces MFLFEGNFGNILHTGDCRLTPEGVRCLPEKYISKKGKEPRCQLDYVFLDCTFGKFTQKLPSKHSAIQQVLNCIWKHPAATVVYLTCDLLGQEDVLAAVYETFGSKIFVDEVANTESFRALTLTVPEILTQDQSSRFHMFDGFPKLYERAAKKIAEAQSNLQPEPLVIRPSAQWYACEEGYSETESQRKPRFNEAVRDPNGVWHVCYSMHSSRGELEWALQLLVPKWVVSTTPSCLAMELDYVKKHCSGTKLTLDDRLWKLLDINVEASSETGVTARVLDYPSVVEQTIQISAQSQSSPVKVTSRRLLSLSPPSKRLEVTLFGRARLGIPDSGFPAEEKIESIKDSSQVVAHKMDQDVPFENEVEVKCENILESKLDTELKCENKLDTTKQCGKSVKKEVLKVSVRSPIGSSQNFSETLRKLYRSMNVPVPRPLPSLSELMNSKKGTKRRFES; encoded by the exons ATGTTCTTGTTTGAAGGCAATTTTGGTAACATCCTGCACACAGGAGATTGCAGGCTTACCCCAGAGGGTGTAAGATGTTTACCAGAGAAGTATATCagcaagaaaggaaaagaacctAGGTGCCAACTTGATTATGTTTTCTTAGATTGCACATTTGGAAAATTCACTCAGAAACTTCCTAGTAAGCATTCAGCAATCCAACAG GTTCTTAATTGCATATGGAAGCACCCTGCTGCAACTGTTGTGTATCTGACCTGTGATCTTCTTGGTCAAGAGGATGTTTTGGCTGCTGTGTATGAAACATTTGGTTCCAAGATATTTGTTGATGAGGTTGCCAACACAGAAAGTTTCCGAGCTTTGACACTTACAGTTCCTGAAATTCTTACTCAAGATCAATCTTCCCGTTTCCATATGTTTGATGGATTTCCCAAGTTATATGAACGAGCAGCTAAAAAGATTGCTGAGGCCCAGTCTAATCTTCAACCTGAGCCCCTCGTTATCCGTCCTTCAGCACAATGGTATGCATGCGAGGAAGGATATTCTGAAACAGAAAGTCAAAGAAAACCGAGATTCAACGAAGCAGTTAGGGACCCAAATGGTGTTTGGCATGTCTGTTATTCTATGCATTCCTCCAGGGGAGAATTGGAGTGGGCTTTGCAACTTCTTGTTCCTAAATGGGTTGTGTCAACAACCCCCAGTTGCTTGGCTATGGAGCTCGATTATGTTAAGAAGCATTGCTCTGGCACTAAACTAACTTTAGATGACCGTTTGTGGAAGCTTTTGGACATTAATGTTGAAGCATCATCAGAAACAGGAGTAACAGCCAGAGTCCTGGATTATCCTTCTGTGGTTGAACAGACCATTCAAATTTCTGCACAATCTCAATCATCACCAGTTAAAGTGACTTCTAGACGACTTTTGAGTTTGTCTCCTCCAAGCAAAAGGCTAGAAGTGACTTTGTTTGGTAGAGCGAGACTTGGCATCCCAGATTCTGGTTTCCCTGCTGAGGAGAAAATTGAATCTATCAAAGATTCTTCACAAGTAGTTGCTCATAAAATGGATCAAGATGTCCCATTTGAAAATGAAGTCGAAGTGAAATGTGAGAATATATTGGAGAGTAAGCTGGATACTGAATTGAAATGTGAGAATAAATTGGACACCACAAAACAATGCGGGAAGTCCGTCAAGAAAGAAGTTTTAAAGGTTTCTGTTCGTTCCCCCATTGGATCCTCACAGAATTTTAGTGAGACCTTGAGAAAGTTATACCGGTCAATGAATGTGCCTGTGCCTCGACCTCTTCCCTCCCTGTCAGAACTTATGAACTCCAAGAAAGGAACCAAGAGGAGATTTGAGTCTTAA